In the genome of Rhizobium etli 8C-3, one region contains:
- a CDS encoding WD40 repeat domain-containing protein, translating into MPTVAPLDLDGHILAVEFLGDVPFFANAAGTLHRLDGGEKVCEAHQGMLTCIRDPYSESLISSGEDGKVLRIAADASVSEIASAPRKWISQVAAGPQGAVAYAYGKSAFVRLSTGDAKEFTEERTVEGLAFAPKGLRIAAARYNGVSLHWVGMNAKPVDLEWKGAHTGVTFSPDGNFLVTTMQENALHGWKLDAKPGAEARHMRMTGYPAKVKSLSWSAKGKWLASSGAPAAIVWPFQGKDGPMGKAPLELGTRANIMATSVKFHPAEDILAIGFIDGMILAVRIADSKEALIRRPGKGAITAMSWNKNGKLLAFASEAGDCGVVDISA; encoded by the coding sequence ATGCCGACAGTTGCCCCGCTTGATCTCGACGGCCACATCCTGGCCGTCGAATTTTTAGGTGATGTCCCCTTTTTCGCGAATGCCGCCGGCACGCTACACCGGCTGGATGGCGGCGAGAAGGTTTGCGAAGCCCATCAGGGCATGCTCACCTGCATCCGCGATCCCTATAGCGAAAGCCTGATTTCGAGCGGCGAAGACGGCAAGGTGTTGCGCATTGCAGCCGACGCCAGCGTCAGCGAGATCGCCAGCGCGCCGCGCAAATGGATTTCGCAAGTGGCCGCCGGCCCGCAAGGTGCCGTCGCCTATGCCTATGGAAAGAGCGCCTTCGTTCGTCTTTCGACTGGCGACGCCAAGGAATTCACCGAGGAGCGGACTGTCGAAGGCCTTGCCTTTGCACCGAAGGGACTGCGCATCGCTGCAGCGCGCTACAACGGCGTGTCGCTGCACTGGGTTGGCATGAACGCAAAGCCGGTCGATCTGGAGTGGAAGGGCGCACATACCGGCGTCACATTCTCGCCCGACGGCAATTTTCTGGTGACGACCATGCAGGAAAACGCCCTGCACGGCTGGAAGCTTGACGCCAAGCCTGGCGCTGAGGCGCGTCACATGCGCATGACCGGCTATCCGGCCAAGGTGAAGTCGCTCTCCTGGTCGGCCAAGGGCAAGTGGCTTGCCTCATCTGGCGCGCCGGCAGCGATCGTCTGGCCTTTCCAGGGCAAGGACGGTCCGATGGGCAAGGCGCCGTTGGAGCTCGGCACGCGCGCCAACATCATGGCGACCTCGGTCAAGTTCCATCCGGCTGAAGACATCCTTGCAATCGGCTTCATCGACGGCATGATTCTTGCTGTGCGTATTGCAGACAGTAAAGAGGCGCTGATCCGCCGCCCCGGAAAGGGCGCTATCACCGCGATGAGCTGGAACAAGAACGGCAAGCTACTCGCCTTCGCCTCGGAAGCAGGTGACTGCGGCGTCGTCGATATCTCGGCCTGA
- a CDS encoding GNAT family N-acetyltransferase, with product MAAVLDSVRAFFAPSVFTIDSENPSDVVARENLLDRAMGPNRRKKSSEKIRRGRIPAEGLALVARDRDGHVIGTVRLWNIEAGVNAEASPVNALLLGPLAVDPTFESKGVGSALMRAAILEAKNKGHGAILLVGDAAYYERFGFFAEKACHLVMPGPFERSRFLALELTEGWLDGAAGMVVPSGRMLAKTPLWKAA from the coding sequence ATGGCCGCTGTTCTTGATTCTGTCCGCGCATTCTTTGCGCCCTCCGTCTTCACCATCGACTCCGAAAACCCGTCGGATGTCGTAGCGCGCGAGAACCTGCTCGATCGTGCCATGGGTCCGAACCGCCGCAAGAAGTCGTCGGAGAAGATCCGGCGTGGCCGCATCCCGGCAGAAGGCTTGGCACTGGTCGCGCGTGACCGTGACGGCCATGTCATCGGCACCGTCCGCCTCTGGAACATCGAAGCTGGCGTCAACGCCGAGGCAAGCCCGGTCAATGCGCTGCTGCTCGGCCCTTTGGCCGTCGATCCGACCTTTGAAAGCAAGGGCGTAGGTTCGGCGCTGATGCGCGCGGCGATTCTCGAAGCCAAGAACAAAGGACATGGCGCGATCCTGCTCGTCGGCGACGCTGCCTATTACGAGCGCTTCGGCTTCTTTGCCGAGAAGGCTTGCCATCTCGTCATGCCAGGCCCGTTCGAACGTTCGCGCTTCCTGGCGCTCGAGTTGACGGAAGGCTGGCTTGACGGTGCAGCCGGCATGGTTGTTCCCTCGGGGCGCATGCTTGCAAAAACGCCTCTTTGGAAGGCGGCCTGA
- a CDS encoding GNAT family N-acetyltransferase codes for MRDLSNFKVPAPGYVTLKGRYVTVEPYVRAEHLQALWDGLGGMRINPLLLYFAQDDFTGIADFANWLDNACKSGWLTHIFRDNATGRIVGMANYMRADPANGVVEIGGVAHGPDMKRSPLSTEAHYLLAKHVFEDLGYRRYEWKCDNNNEASKTTAARYGFKFEGVFRQHMISKRRNRDTAWFSMIDSEWPLISEAFETWLSPENFDAEGKQRRRLQDIRSDLEKERLA; via the coding sequence ATGCGCGATCTATCGAATTTCAAGGTGCCGGCACCTGGTTACGTGACACTGAAGGGGCGCTACGTGACCGTCGAGCCCTATGTCCGGGCCGAGCATCTTCAGGCGCTCTGGGACGGACTGGGCGGCATGCGCATCAATCCGCTGCTTCTGTATTTCGCGCAGGACGACTTCACCGGCATCGCCGATTTTGCCAACTGGCTCGATAACGCCTGCAAGTCCGGCTGGCTCACTCACATCTTCCGCGACAACGCCACCGGCAGGATCGTCGGCATGGCCAATTATATGCGTGCCGACCCAGCCAACGGCGTCGTCGAGATCGGCGGGGTGGCGCACGGGCCGGATATGAAGCGTTCGCCGCTTTCCACCGAGGCCCATTACCTTTTGGCCAAGCATGTCTTCGAAGATCTCGGATACCGCCGCTACGAATGGAAGTGCGACAACAACAACGAAGCCAGCAAGACGACGGCCGCGCGCTACGGCTTCAAGTTCGAAGGTGTCTTTCGGCAGCATATGATCTCCAAGCGCCGCAACCGCGACACGGCCTGGTTCTCGATGATCGACAGCGAGTGGCCGCTGATCAGCGAGGCTTTCGAGACCTGGCTTTCGCCGGAGAACTTCGATGCCGAAGGCAAGCAGCGCCGGCGCCTGCAGGATATCCGTTCCGATCTTGAAAAGGAAAGGCTCGCATGA
- a CDS encoding NAD-dependent epimerase/dehydratase family protein translates to MARVIVIGATGHVGTYLVPRLVEAGHDVVAISRGKGKPYCSHATWQCVERQQMDRAQMEEEGSFGSAVRALRPDIVIDMICFTLESARHLAEVLDGHVGHFLHTGTIWTHGHSILVPTREDAPKTPFGNYGEQKKAIEDYLLGAARRRAFPATLIHPGHIVGPGWPPLNPAGHFNISVFSTIARGEMLRLPNLGLETVHHVHADDVAAMFMAAISNWHASTGESFHAVSDQALTLRGYAEAMFRWFGHEPKLAFFPYDDWSKTESAEDARATFEHIARSPNCSMEKARRLLEFTPRHSSLQAVQESVQWLIAQGRISA, encoded by the coding sequence ATGGCACGCGTAATCGTGATCGGAGCAACCGGCCACGTCGGCACATATCTCGTCCCGCGTCTCGTCGAGGCGGGGCATGACGTGGTTGCAATCAGCCGCGGCAAAGGAAAGCCATACTGTTCCCACGCAACATGGCAGTGTGTCGAACGCCAGCAGATGGATAGGGCGCAGATGGAGGAGGAAGGCAGCTTCGGCTCCGCCGTCCGCGCACTGAGGCCCGACATCGTCATCGACATGATCTGTTTCACGTTGGAGAGCGCTCGCCATCTGGCGGAAGTGTTGGACGGCCATGTCGGCCATTTTCTGCACACAGGCACCATCTGGACGCACGGCCATTCCATTTTGGTTCCGACGCGTGAGGATGCGCCCAAGACGCCCTTTGGAAACTACGGCGAGCAGAAGAAGGCAATCGAGGACTATCTTCTGGGCGCGGCACGCAGGCGGGCCTTTCCTGCAACCCTCATCCATCCCGGCCATATCGTTGGACCGGGCTGGCCTCCACTCAACCCCGCCGGACATTTCAACATTTCTGTGTTTTCGACGATTGCGCGCGGCGAGATGCTGAGATTGCCGAACCTCGGACTGGAGACCGTTCATCACGTTCACGCCGACGATGTGGCAGCCATGTTCATGGCAGCAATCAGCAATTGGCACGCCTCGACCGGAGAAAGCTTCCACGCGGTTTCGGACCAGGCACTGACGTTGAGAGGGTATGCCGAAGCGATGTTTCGCTGGTTCGGGCATGAACCGAAGCTTGCCTTCTTCCCCTATGACGACTGGTCGAAGACGGAAAGCGCCGAGGACGCAAGGGCGACATTCGAGCACATCGCCCGAAGCCCGAATTGCTCAATGGAGAAGGCAAGGCGCCTGCTGGAGTTCACGCCGCGCCACAGTTCCCTCCAGGCTGTGCAGGAATCGGTCCAGTGGCTCATCGCGCAAGGGCGCATCAGCGCCTAA
- a CDS encoding serine hydrolase domain-containing protein has product MTRAFFIFLVLLLSAAPAPAQQENDRLASLLDDIASREELKSLKTIIISRDGKILAERGYRGHTASESTNIKSASKAIISALVGIAVSKGVLAGPDQKIAPILKADLPQSPDPRLNEITVGNLLSMQAGLGRMSGANYGRWVASRNWVRFALSQPFDDEPGGRMLYSTASTHLLSAILTKESGKTTLALAREWLGPVEGFRIGAWERDPQGIYLGGNQMAMSARSLLAFGELYRNGGRTPKGRQVVPREWIAASWQPRTTSRFSGDAYGYGWFERNVGGEDVHFAWGYGGQMLYIVPSLNLTVVMTSQESGPSARNGYRDALHGVLGEIIEKARIS; this is encoded by the coding sequence ATGACCAGAGCCTTCTTCATATTCTTGGTGCTTCTTCTTTCCGCCGCGCCGGCCCCAGCCCAGCAGGAAAATGATCGCCTTGCGTCGCTGCTCGACGATATCGCTTCCCGAGAGGAACTGAAATCGCTGAAAACCATCATCATCTCACGTGACGGAAAGATCCTGGCCGAGCGAGGCTATCGCGGACATACAGCGTCGGAATCGACCAATATCAAGTCTGCCTCGAAAGCGATCATCTCCGCCCTGGTCGGCATCGCCGTCAGCAAGGGTGTGCTTGCAGGACCCGATCAGAAGATTGCGCCGATCCTGAAGGCGGATCTGCCGCAATCGCCCGATCCGCGGCTGAACGAGATCACCGTCGGAAACCTGCTGTCGATGCAGGCAGGTCTGGGCCGCATGTCGGGAGCAAACTACGGACGCTGGGTTGCGAGCCGAAACTGGGTGCGTTTTGCACTCTCGCAACCCTTCGACGACGAGCCTGGTGGCCGAATGCTGTACTCGACCGCCTCGACCCATCTCCTGTCAGCAATCCTGACGAAGGAATCCGGCAAGACAACCCTTGCCCTGGCACGGGAATGGCTCGGGCCAGTCGAAGGGTTTCGGATAGGCGCCTGGGAGCGCGACCCACAGGGCATCTATCTCGGCGGAAACCAGATGGCCATGAGCGCCCGCTCGTTGCTTGCGTTCGGCGAGCTCTATCGCAACGGCGGCAGGACGCCAAAGGGGCGACAGGTCGTTCCTCGAGAGTGGATTGCCGCGTCCTGGCAGCCGCGCACCACCTCGCGCTTCTCGGGCGATGCCTATGGCTACGGATGGTTTGAACGCAATGTGGGCGGCGAGGACGTGCATTTCGCGTGGGGCTACGGTGGGCAGATGCTCTACATCGTGCCGTCGCTCAATCTGACCGTGGTGATGACCTCGCAGGAAAGCGGGCCATCCGCCCGCAACGGCTATCGCGACGCCTTGCATGGCGTCCTCGGCGAGATTATCGAAAAAGCCCGGATATCGTGA
- a CDS encoding LysR family transcriptional regulator, which yields MDTLTRIRAFIDVVEAEGFSAAARRTGRSKALLSKYVRELEDELGALLLNRTTRQFSMTEAGHTYYRTASDILKEIDNLADLVRENNAQLKGRLKISVPRTFVDADVGQSLIDFCKENPDLQLEIAADDRFVDLIEEGFDLAIRVTKLEDSGMIARKISDFRVHVCATPEFLERYPNLEHPTDISNVPFIVDTNSRTQASVRFYNPDSTSFAVAVSGPIEVNSPHATLRAALSGIGIAVIPDFIARKPIEDGRLVTLFNDYIPTDRGIYAVYPHRRYLPAKVRIFVDYLHAWFKKQA from the coding sequence ATGGACACATTGACGCGCATACGTGCCTTCATCGATGTCGTTGAAGCGGAAGGTTTTTCCGCCGCAGCGCGGCGCACGGGCCGCTCCAAGGCGCTGCTTTCCAAATATGTGCGCGAGCTGGAAGACGAGTTGGGTGCCCTGCTGCTCAATCGCACCACCCGGCAGTTTTCGATGACCGAGGCCGGGCATACTTACTACCGCACCGCCTCCGACATTTTGAAGGAGATCGACAACCTCGCCGATCTGGTCCGCGAGAACAACGCGCAACTCAAGGGCCGGCTGAAGATCTCGGTGCCGCGCACCTTTGTCGATGCCGATGTCGGTCAGTCTCTGATCGATTTTTGCAAGGAGAACCCCGATCTGCAGCTGGAAATCGCCGCAGACGACCGGTTCGTCGATCTGATCGAAGAAGGTTTCGACCTGGCGATTCGCGTCACCAAGCTTGAAGATTCGGGAATGATCGCGCGAAAGATCTCGGATTTCCGCGTCCACGTCTGCGCCACACCGGAGTTTCTCGAGCGCTATCCGAACCTCGAACATCCGACCGACATTTCCAACGTTCCCTTCATCGTCGATACGAACTCGCGCACGCAGGCAAGCGTCCGATTCTACAATCCCGACAGCACGTCATTCGCTGTCGCCGTTTCCGGGCCGATCGAGGTGAACAGCCCGCATGCGACATTGCGCGCGGCATTGTCGGGCATCGGCATTGCGGTCATTCCGGACTTCATCGCTCGTAAGCCGATCGAAGACGGCCGGCTCGTGACCCTGTTCAACGACTACATACCGACCGATCGCGGGATTTATGCCGTCTATCCGCATCGGCGCTACCTGCCGGCAAAGGTCCGCATTTTCGTGGATTACCTTCATGCTTGGTTCAAGAAGCAGGCTTGA
- a CDS encoding DUF1007 family protein encodes MKNSTYLMAALIFLAPAAVTAHPHIFVEARLEVVAAPDGSVQELRNVWRFDEVFSSSVVMDFDKNTDLKLEPNELAEVGNTVRESLSDYGYYMNLTIDGKNVTVEKPDIIHVDYKEGQLLMFFAVKPAQKMPLKGTLTFGVYDPTLYTSIDFPTDKELSTVGDGFKNCKHDVLRPDADQVISQNKQSLTDAFFNDPTGTDMSKLFATKLEVSC; translated from the coding sequence ATGAAGAATTCCACTTACCTGATGGCCGCGCTGATCTTTCTTGCGCCGGCCGCGGTCACGGCACATCCGCACATTTTCGTGGAAGCTCGGCTCGAAGTCGTGGCAGCGCCCGACGGCAGCGTTCAGGAGTTGCGGAACGTGTGGCGTTTCGACGAGGTGTTCTCCTCCTCCGTCGTCATGGATTTCGACAAGAACACCGATCTGAAGCTGGAGCCGAACGAGCTAGCCGAAGTCGGCAATACCGTGCGCGAGTCGCTCTCGGACTACGGCTACTACATGAATCTGACGATCGACGGAAAGAACGTGACCGTGGAGAAGCCGGACATCATTCACGTCGACTACAAGGAAGGACAGCTCCTGATGTTCTTCGCTGTAAAGCCCGCGCAGAAGATGCCGCTTAAGGGCACGCTCACCTTCGGCGTCTACGACCCCACGCTCTACACCTCGATCGACTTTCCGACGGACAAGGAGCTTTCAACGGTCGGGGACGGCTTCAAGAACTGCAAGCATGATGTGCTGCGGCCGGACGCCGATCAGGTGATATCTCAAAACAAGCAGTCGCTGACCGACGCCTTCTTCAACGATCCGACCGGCACCGACATGTCCAAGCTCTTTGCCACCAAGCTGGAGGTTTCATGCTGA
- a CDS encoding tellurite resistance TerB family protein: protein MFDAKKLLDQFLGSQIPGVGGSVRNRAGDAVQLAKDNPWKAGALATVLLGTKTGRNIAGNAIAIGGLAAIAGLGYQAYKNYQAGQAPATPSDAPPPSTPVLLPAPADSGFGPASPAGSNEFALVLIRAMIAAAKADGHIDDAERAHVMDKMRAADVSGEAASFIERELASPTDLDALVAAATTEEQRVELYTASRLTIEPDSRAERGYLDLLAGRLSLADALVDHIEATVSSAKVSLSR from the coding sequence ATGTTCGACGCGAAGAAGCTTCTTGACCAGTTCCTGGGATCTCAAATACCGGGCGTCGGCGGAAGTGTCCGCAACCGGGCCGGCGATGCCGTCCAGTTGGCCAAGGATAATCCGTGGAAGGCCGGAGCGCTGGCGACTGTGCTTCTTGGGACGAAGACGGGCCGCAACATTGCCGGCAACGCGATAGCAATCGGCGGGCTCGCAGCGATCGCCGGCCTCGGATACCAGGCCTACAAGAACTACCAGGCGGGCCAGGCACCTGCCACGCCTTCGGATGCCCCTCCGCCGTCGACGCCGGTTCTCCTGCCGGCACCCGCCGATTCCGGTTTCGGTCCGGCTTCGCCTGCTGGCAGCAACGAATTTGCCCTGGTGCTGATCCGCGCCATGATCGCGGCGGCCAAAGCCGACGGCCATATCGACGACGCCGAGCGAGCGCATGTCATGGACAAGATGAGGGCCGCCGACGTCAGCGGTGAAGCTGCGTCATTCATCGAGCGCGAGCTCGCCTCGCCAACCGATCTCGACGCGCTGGTCGCAGCCGCCACTACGGAGGAACAGAGGGTCGAGCTCTATACGGCATCGCGCCTGACGATCGAGCCGGACTCGCGGGCCGAGCGCGGCTATCTCGATCTCCTTGCGGGGCGTCTTAGCCTTGCCGATGCGCTTGTGGACCATATCGAGGCAACGGTTTCCTCCGCCAAGGTTTCCTTGTCACGGTGA
- the odc2 gene encoding ornithine/lysine decarboxylase: MTTQRIRDFLATRRPDGPCLVVDLDVVRDNFNAFRHAMPDSAIYYAVKANPAPEVLKLLASLGSNFDCASVAEIEMALDAGATAARISYGNTIKKERDVARACALGVSLFAVDSHEEVEKISRAAPGARVFCRVLTDGEGAEWPLSRKFGCVPQMAVDVLVYAHQLGLESYGVSFHVGSQMTKVDAWDSALADAKRVFVQLAKQGIHLQMVNMGGGFPTKYLRDVPTAEAYGRSIYQSLRDHFGNQIPKTIIEPGRGMVGNAGVIKAEVVLVSKKSDNDTARWVFLDIGKFGGLAETMDEAIRYPIRTERDGDKMEPCVIAGPTCDSADVLYEKNLYPLPVSLTIGDEVLIEGTGAYTTTYSAVAFNGFEPLKAYVI, translated from the coding sequence ATGACCACCCAGCGCATCCGCGACTTTCTCGCAACCCGACGTCCCGACGGTCCCTGCCTCGTGGTCGACCTCGACGTCGTGCGCGACAATTTCAACGCCTTCCGTCATGCGATGCCGGACAGCGCCATCTACTATGCCGTCAAGGCGAATCCGGCTCCGGAAGTGCTGAAGCTGCTGGCTTCCCTCGGCTCCAACTTCGATTGCGCCTCTGTCGCAGAAATCGAAATGGCACTCGATGCCGGTGCGACCGCTGCCCGCATTTCCTACGGCAATACGATCAAGAAGGAGCGCGATGTCGCACGCGCCTGTGCGCTCGGCGTCAGTCTCTTTGCGGTCGACAGCCACGAGGAAGTCGAGAAGATCTCGCGTGCCGCTCCCGGCGCCCGAGTGTTCTGCCGCGTTCTCACGGATGGTGAAGGCGCTGAATGGCCGCTGTCGCGCAAGTTCGGCTGCGTCCCGCAAATGGCTGTCGATGTACTTGTCTATGCCCATCAGCTTGGCCTCGAATCCTATGGCGTCTCGTTCCATGTCGGTTCGCAGATGACCAAGGTCGATGCCTGGGATTCGGCTCTTGCCGATGCCAAGCGCGTTTTCGTGCAGCTTGCCAAGCAGGGCATCCATCTGCAGATGGTCAACATGGGCGGCGGCTTCCCGACGAAATACCTCCGTGACGTTCCCACGGCCGAGGCATATGGCCGTTCGATCTACCAGAGCCTGCGCGATCATTTCGGCAACCAGATCCCGAAGACGATCATCGAGCCGGGCCGCGGCATGGTCGGCAATGCCGGCGTCATCAAGGCTGAAGTGGTGCTTGTCTCGAAGAAGTCGGACAACGACACGGCCCGCTGGGTTTTCCTCGACATCGGCAAGTTCGGCGGGCTCGCCGAAACGATGGACGAGGCCATCCGCTACCCGATCCGCACCGAACGCGACGGCGACAAGATGGAGCCCTGCGTCATCGCCGGCCCGACCTGCGATTCGGCCGACGTGCTCTACGAGAAGAACCTCTACCCGCTGCCGGTGAGCCTTACCATCGGCGACGAGGTTCTGATCGAAGGCACCGGTGCCTATACGACGACCTATTCGGCGGTTGCCTTTAATGGCTTTGAGCCGCTGAAGGCCTACGTCATCTGA
- a CDS encoding nickel/cobalt transporter encodes MLKRNALLFLSMAALALLALMNVAHAQSPLGIGTAEPSFQPTGGPLAPLLAYINYEQQAFYRALTDTLKAMREDPWQLASLIGLSFAYGVFHAAGPGHGKAVISSYMIANEIELKRGVVISFISAFIQGAMAVALVGGAWLILRGSGITLTQATNAMEITSFIMVIAFGSSLLLRKLRSMIGGLPEREVVETSAGPVSMMLDWKDNESRRQAYAFGEKQARKAGHNFISGMACETCGRSHAPDPSLLGGDKFSIREAWSAIVAVGLRPCSGALLVMTFSLLNGLYLGGILSVLAMSLGTAITVSILAILTVAAKGTAVGICGRGSARSIWIGNAIEILGAVLVICMGVLLLGASLQG; translated from the coding sequence ATGCTGAAACGGAACGCTTTGCTGTTCCTTTCGATGGCCGCACTCGCACTGCTTGCGCTGATGAACGTGGCCCATGCCCAATCGCCGCTCGGGATTGGCACTGCCGAGCCGAGTTTCCAGCCGACAGGCGGACCGCTGGCGCCGTTGCTCGCCTACATCAATTACGAACAGCAGGCCTTCTACCGCGCGCTGACGGACACCCTGAAGGCAATGCGTGAAGACCCGTGGCAGCTTGCGTCGCTGATCGGTCTTTCCTTCGCCTATGGCGTCTTCCATGCGGCCGGTCCCGGGCATGGCAAGGCGGTGATCTCCTCCTACATGATCGCCAACGAAATCGAGCTGAAGCGCGGCGTAGTGATCTCCTTCATCTCGGCATTCATTCAAGGTGCAATGGCAGTGGCGCTGGTGGGCGGTGCCTGGCTCATTCTGCGTGGGAGCGGCATTACGCTGACGCAGGCGACGAATGCGATGGAGATCACAAGCTTCATCATGGTCATCGCCTTCGGTAGCTCGCTTCTCTTGCGCAAACTTCGTTCGATGATCGGCGGCCTGCCAGAGCGTGAAGTCGTGGAAACATCGGCCGGCCCGGTCAGCATGATGCTCGACTGGAAGGACAATGAAAGCCGCAGGCAAGCCTATGCCTTCGGCGAGAAGCAGGCACGCAAGGCGGGGCACAACTTCATCTCCGGCATGGCCTGCGAAACCTGCGGCCGCTCTCATGCACCTGACCCGTCGCTTTTGGGCGGCGACAAATTCAGCATCCGCGAAGCCTGGTCAGCGATCGTTGCCGTCGGTCTTCGCCCCTGCTCCGGCGCGTTGCTCGTCATGACCTTTTCGCTGCTGAACGGCCTTTATCTCGGCGGCATTCTTTCCGTGCTCGCCATGTCGCTTGGCACGGCCATCACGGTCTCAATCCTCGCGATCCTTACGGTTGCCGCCAAGGGCACCGCCGTCGGCATCTGCGGCCGTGGCTCAGCGAGATCGATCTGGATTGGCAACGCGATCGAAATCCTGGGCGCCGTCCTGGTGATTTGCATGGGCGTGCTTTTGCTGGGCGCCTCGCTTCAGGGGTAG